One Ostrea edulis chromosome 2, xbOstEdul1.1, whole genome shotgun sequence genomic region harbors:
- the LOC130046255 gene encoding uncharacterized protein LOC130046255: MGYDTDCLKIVSMNATGRKGRQFNDFRQSNLRHLVENERPDIMFLPGDNPGPDTFTQTSYQQLLDPAHNETVLLYDSTRLKVHQRPTGPQLKAPNFDLDKIVTPLVEIYSPAPAQSIVKQFICVSWHWELTTATRGSQVLYENGKSYMMLAQLLAWFTEMEVLIGGDFNLPLPKIEELIREHNSLVQAGIDNIKPFFQQLGYMDCMTETVHRPQRRLRQLKLHMCKSHENNTETSFFVASKEMQLMQTRHVKMESLTYRSAGLQLQTRVKTEHHPEPTYTKTQMYIPQRPPKHNGG; the protein is encoded by the coding sequence ATGGGCTACGACACAGATTGCTTGAAAATAGTCAGCATGAATGCCACCGGGCGGAAGGGAAGGCAGTTCAACGACTTCCGTCAGTCCAATCTGCGCCACCTGGTGGAAAATGAGAGGCCTGATATCATGTTCCTTCCTGGGGACAACCCGGGACCGGACACGTTCACACAGACCAGCTACCAACAGCTTCTGGATCCCGCCCACAATGAGACAGTTCTTCTGTATGACTCCACACGTCTCAAGGTCCATCAGCGTCCAACAGGACCACAGCTGAAAGCCCCGAACTTTGACTTAGACAAAATTGTAACACCTCTCGTTGAGATTTACTCACCGGCGCCTGCCCAATCAATTGTTAAACAGTTCATTTGCGTATCTTGGCATTGGGAATTAACCACTGCGACAAGAGGATCACAAGTTTTATACGAAAACGGAAAATCCTACATGATGCTTGCGCAGTTGCTGGCCTGGTTTACCGAAATGGAAGTGTTAATCGGTGGCGATTTTAATTTGCCACTACCAAAAATTGAGGAACTGATCAGAGAGCACAACAGTCTGGTGCAGGCAGGTATTGACAATATAAAACCATTCTTTCAACAGCTCGGCTACATGGATTGTATGACCGAAACAGTCCACCGACCACAGCGAAGACTTCGCCAACTCAAGCTACACATGTGCAAGAGCCACGAGAACAACACGGAAACGAGCTTCTTCGTGGCATCTAAAGAGATGCAGCTGATGCAGACTAGGCATGTGAAGATGGAGAGCCTTACATATCGTTCCGCTGGCCTCCAGTTGCAGACGAGAGTAAAGACAGAGCACCACCCGGAGCCAACCTACACCAAGACTCAGATGTACATCCCGCAGAGGCCGCCCAAACATAACGGGGGATAA
- the LOC125678486 gene encoding uncharacterized protein LOC125678486 codes for MGYDTDCLKIVSMNATGRKGRQFNDFRQSNLRHLVENESPDIMFLPGDNPGPDTFTQTSYQQLLDPAHNETVLLYDSTRLKVHQRPTGPQLKAPNFDLDKIVTPLVEIYSPAPAQSIVKQFICVSWHWELTTATRGSQVLYENGKSYMMLAQFLAWFTEMEVLIGGDFNLPLPKIEELIREHNSLVQAGIDNIKPFFQQLGYMDCMTETVHRPQRRLRQLKLHMCKSHENNTETSFFVASKEMQLMQTRHVKMESLTYRSAGLQLQTRVKTEHHPEPTYTKTQMYIPQRPPKHNGG; via the coding sequence ATGGGCTACGACACAGATTGCTTGAAAATAGTCAGCATGAATGCCACCGGGCGGAAGGGAAGGCAGTTCAACGACTTCCGTCAGTCCAATCTGCGCCACCTGGTGGAAAATGAGAGCCCTGATATCATGTTCCTCCCTGGGGACAACCCGGGACCGGACACGTTCACACAGACCAGCTACCAACAGCTTCTGGATCCCGCCCACAATGAGACAGTTCTTCTGTATGACTCCACACGTCTCAAGGTCCATCAGCGTCCAACAGGACCACAGCTGAAAGCCCCGAACTTTGACTTAGACAAAATTGTAACACCTCTCGTTGAGATTTACTCACCGGCGCCTGCCCAATCAATTGTTAAACAGTTCATTTGCGTATCTTGGCATTGGGAGTTAACCACTGCGACAAGAGGATCACAAGTTTTATACGAAAACGGAAAATCCTACATGATGCTTGCGCAGTTCCTGGCCTGGTTTACCGAAATGGAAGTGTTAATCGGTGGCGATTTTAATTTGCCACTACCAAAAATTGAGGAACTGATCAGAGAGCACAACAGTCTGGTGCAGGCAGGTATTGACAATATAAAACCATTCTTTCAACAGCTTGGCTACATGGATTGTATGACCGAAACAGTCCACCGACCACAGCGAAGACTTCGCCAACTCAAGCTACACATGTGCAAGAGCCACGAGAACAACACGGAAACGAGCTTCTTCGTGGCATCTAAAGAGATGCAGCTGATGCAGACTAGGCATGTGAAGATGGAGAGTCTTACATATCGTTCCGCTGGCCTCCAGTTGCAGACGAGAGTAAAGACAGAGCACCACCCGGAGCCGACCTACACCAAGACTCAGATGTACATCCCGCAGAGACCGCCCAAACATAACGGAGGATAA